A genomic window from Xyrauchen texanus isolate HMW12.3.18 chromosome 15, RBS_HiC_50CHRs, whole genome shotgun sequence includes:
- the LOC127656112 gene encoding homeobox protein Hox-A2b, which yields MNYEFERETGFINSQPSLAECLTSFPPVGDAFQSSSIKSSTLSHSTLIPPPFEQTIPSLNPGSHPRHSRPKQNPNGSCPLPAASLPPEYPWMKEKKAFKKNQTTSTATTTDPGPLYFSPQGSPEISDGGNGATRRLRTAYTNTQLLELEKEFHFNKYLCRPRRVEIAALLDLTERQVKVWFQNRRMKHKRQTQCKENHHGEGKAQSLEEAGGRGDGKSFFEQVANNVSGALLEREGYPYQQNTLTSQQSQNGHNSDSQSATVSPLGSNDKHLKHFPNPSPTVPICGSTMAPDCASGQDNGSPSALDVSLQDFNVFSNDSCLHLSDAVSPSLSESVDSPIGLSTEAFDFFSETLTTIDLQHLSY from the exons ATGAATTACGAATTCGAGCGAGAGACGGGTTTTATCAATAGTCAGCCGTCGCTCGCTGAGTGCCTGACATCTTTTCCCCCTGTCGGTGATGCATTTCAAAGTTCATCAATCAAGAGCTCGACGCTTTCACACTCGACACTGATTCCTCCTCCTTTTGAGCAGACCATTCCAAGCCTGAACCCCGGCAGCCACCCTCGCCACAGCCGGCCCAAGCAGAACCCTAATGGCTCATGCCCACTGCCTGCCGCATCCCTACCCCCAGAGTACCCTTGGATGAAGGAGAAAAAAGCATTCAAGAAAAACCAGACAACTTCGACAGCAACAACCACGGATCCTGGTCCACTGTACTTCTCCCCTCAAG GCTCGCCCGAGATTTCTGATGGTGGCAATGGGGCAACTCGCCGACTGAGAACGGCGTACACGAACACGCAGCTGCTGGAGCTGGAGAAGGAGTTCCACTTCAACAAGTACCTCTGCAGGCCACGGCGGGTGGAGATCGCCGCTCTGCTGGACCTCACCGAGAGGCAAGTCAAAGTCTGGTTCCAAAACCGGAGGATGAAACACAAACGGCAAACGCAATGCAAAGAGAACCATCACGGCGAGGGGAAAGCACAGAGCCTGGAGGAGGCAGGAGGACGGGGTGATGGGAAATCTTTTTTCGAGCAAGTGGCAAACAATGTATCTGGAGCGCTTTTGGAAAGGGAGGGTTATCCATATCAACAGAATACCTTAACTTCTCAACAGTCACAGAATGGACACAATAGTGATTCCCAAAGCGCAACTGTCTCGCCTTTAGGTAGCAATGACAAACATCTGAAACATTTCCCCAACCCGTCACCCACTGTTCCTATCTGCGGCTCAACAATGGCCCCGGATTGTGCATCTGGCCAGGACAATGGCAGCCCCTCGGCCCTGGACGTCTCTTTACAGGACTTTAACGTTTTCTCCAACGATTCCTGCTTACACCTCTCAGATGCCGTGTCCCCAAGTTTGTCAGAGTCTGTAGACAGCCCCATTGGTTTATCCACGGAGGCCTTTGATTTCTTCTCCGAGACACTTACAACAATCGACCTACAACACTTGAGCTACTAA